Genomic window (Longimicrobiales bacterium):
GGAGGTCCAGGCCGATCTCAATTTCGTCGGCTGGTCAGGGCCGGTGCCTCCTGCTGGTGATACCGTTCCCGATACCACCAGCGCGGGCCCGGATACCGTGCCCCCGCCGCAGGACACGGTGCCGCAGGACACGATCCCGTCGCGTTGAGCTGCCGGGTGGCGCGTACGGACACACTTCAGGGCTGACAACCGCTTACGGGCCGACGTGGACCACACAGCACCGCGTCGACCCGCGGCGGCGATGTTCCCAGACGTAGATCCCCTGCCAGGTGCCCAGAGCCAGGCGGCCCTCCACGAACGGGATGGACAGCGTCGTCGCCGTCAGCGCCGCCCGGATGTGACTCGGCATGTCGTCAGGACCCTCGGCCGTGTGTGTGAAATGAGGGTCACCCTCGGGAACGTGCCGCTCCATCCATGACTCGAGGTCGCGCCGCGCTGATGGGTCGGCGTTCTCCTGGATCGTCAGGCTGGCGGATGTGTGCCGGATCAGGATCGCGCACACCCCTTCCTCCAGGCCGCTGGCGTTGACGACCGCCTGGACATCCGTCGTGATCTCGTGGAGGCCACTGCCGGCCGTCCGTACCTCAATGCGCTGTATCACCAGGTTCTCCCATGAAGATGGTGCCGATCCGCACTATTCAATCGGAGGGCATCGCAGGTCACACCGGAATTCGCTCCCAACTGACCATTCGGCGCATGCGGATCCGGCGAATGGAGGATTGGGCGCGCGTGAGTCTCCTGACCGTCCACTGATCGGATTCGCATTCGCGTGAATGGAGCATTGATGGCGCATGGCGCCATCAACCTTCCGACCTTCGGGTGAGCGTTGCACGAAGTGGAGGATTCGAAGCGCCGCGCCGCCTGCGCTCGCGATGGCCACCGACGCCCGGAGCCTCCCCTTCCGCCCGGAGTCGCCGCTGTGCGTCGTCGTGCGACCGATACCCGCATGGCGCTGCGTGCTGTTCAACAAGCGGGCCGTAGGGCAAACCCCTACGCCGCTTTCGGGAGGCTGCGACCATGCGCGCATGGATTAACCCGACAGATTTTTCGCCGCTGGCCAGGCAGCTTGAGCCCATGATGAAACATCACGGCCGCTCCGGCGCCGGACACCCCGGCATGGGCACACTCGACTTCGACCAGGCGCCATTCCTGGTCATCTGGGAAACCACGCAGGCGTGTGACCTGGCCTGCAAGCACTGCCGCGCGGAAGCGCAGCCCGACCGCCACCCGCGCGAGCTCACTACCGACGAGGCGCGCGCCATGCTGCGCGATATCCGCCGGTTCGGTCAGGTCATCTTCGTGTTCAGCGGCGGCGACGCACTGAAGCGTCCGGACATCGTCGAGCTGGTCTCCTACGGCCACGGTCTGGGTCTGCGCATGGCGATCACGCCCGCGACCACTCCGCTCGCGACGCGCACGCAGCTCAGGGAGCTGAAGGACGCGGGCCTCGTGCGCCTGGCGGTCAGTCTCGATGGCTCGCACGCGGGCATTCACGATGAGTTCAGGCAGGTCGCCGGCTCGTTCGAGCACGGTCTGCGCATCCTGAAGACCTCACAGGAGATCGGACTGTCGACGCAGGTCAATACGGTCGTTGCACGCCACAACCTGCATGACTTCGACAACCTCTGCCGGCTGATGACGGAGGTCGGCATCGTGTTCTGGGAGGTGTTCTTCCTGATCCCGATGGGCCGCGCGAAGCCGGAAGATGTCGCCAGTGCGGAAGCGTTCGAGGAAGTGTTCCACCGGCTGTACGACCTGTCGAAGACGGCACCGTTCGACATCAAGGCGACAGCGGCGCCGCAGTACTCGCGCGTCGTGCTCCAGCGCAAGGTCTCCGAACGCAGGAGCGGCGCGCGCGCCGAGTCGAGCGACGTGCTCACGGACGGCGCGGCCATCTCCATGTCCGACGGCATCGGTCGCGCACGCAACGTGAACGATGGCGACGGCTTCATGTTCATCAGTCACACCGGCGAGATCTTCCCATCCGGTTTCCTGCCCGTGTCGGCGGGCAACGTGCGCAGGGACGACCTGGTCGAGGTGTACCGCAACTCGCACCTGTTCCGCACACTGCGCGACCGCACGCTGCTGAAGGGGAAGTGCGGCGTATGCGAGTACCTGAAAGTCTGCGGCGGCAGCCGTGCACGGGCGTACGCGGTCACCGGGGACTATCTGGAAGCGGAGCCGTTCTGTGCGCACGTTCCCGCGAAGTACGCGCGCATGATCGAGCGCGGCGAG
Coding sequences:
- a CDS encoding secondary thiamine-phosphate synthase enzyme YjbQ; protein product: MIQRIEVRTAGSGLHEITTDVQAVVNASGLEEGVCAILIRHTSASLTIQENADPSARRDLESWMERHVPEGDPHFTHTAEGPDDMPSHIRAALTATTLSIPFVEGRLALGTWQGIYVWEHRRRGSTRCCVVHVGP
- a CDS encoding TIGR04053 family radical SAM/SPASM domain-containing protein, whose translation is MMKHHGRSGAGHPGMGTLDFDQAPFLVIWETTQACDLACKHCRAEAQPDRHPRELTTDEARAMLRDIRRFGQVIFVFSGGDALKRPDIVELVSYGHGLGLRMAITPATTPLATRTQLRELKDAGLVRLAVSLDGSHAGIHDEFRQVAGSFEHGLRILKTSQEIGLSTQVNTVVARHNLHDFDNLCRLMTEVGIVFWEVFFLIPMGRAKPEDVASAEAFEEVFHRLYDLSKTAPFDIKATAAPQYSRVVLQRKVSERRSGARAESSDVLTDGAAISMSDGIGRARNVNDGDGFMFISHTGEIFPSGFLPVSAGNVRRDDLVEVYRNSHLFRTLRDRTLLKGKCGVCEYLKVCGGSRARAYAVTGDYLEAEPFCAHVPAKYARMIERGEVDPSAPHRNVRLPVFDRLPV